In Xenorhabdus nematophila ATCC 19061, one DNA window encodes the following:
- the ilvN gene encoding acetolactate synthase small subunit, translating to MRRILSVLLENESGALSRVVGLFSQRGYNIESLTVAPTEDPTLSRMTIQTKGDAKVLEQIEKQLHKLVDVLRVNELTSGPHVEREIMLVKLQASGYGREDIKRSTDIFRGQIVDVTSTLYTVQLVGTSEKLDAFLDSVRDVAEIVEVARSGIVGVSRGDKIMR from the coding sequence ATGCGCCGGATTTTGTCTGTATTACTTGAAAACGAATCGGGAGCATTATCCCGGGTAGTCGGGCTGTTTTCCCAGCGAGGCTATAATATTGAAAGCCTGACAGTCGCTCCGACAGAAGATCCCACATTATCACGTATGACCATCCAGACTAAAGGTGATGCCAAGGTACTGGAGCAAATCGAAAAGCAGCTGCATAAATTAGTGGATGTGTTGCGGGTCAATGAACTCACGTCAGGGCCTCATGTTGAACGTGAAATTATGCTGGTGAAATTGCAGGCCAGCGGATATGGCCGTGAAGACATCAAGCGCAGCACAGATATTTTTCGTGGGCAGATAGTGGATGTGACTTCAACGTTGTATACCGTCCAGTTGGTTGGAACGAGCGAAAAATTGGATGCGTTTCTTGATTCAGTGAGAGATGTTGCTGAGATTGTCGAAGTCGCACGTTCAGGTATTGTTGGTGTCTCCCGCGGAGATAAAATTATGCGATGA
- the leuO gene encoding transcriptional regulator LeuO, with the protein MTGYNSVTTGKKESCDVQLRSVDLNLLTVFDAVMQMQNITRAAEALGMSQPAVSNAVARLKTMFDDELFVRYGRGIQPTARAKQLFGPLRQALQIVHNELPGVGFDPDNSTRVFNLSICSPLDIRLTAQIVGQIKKHSSNIEVVIKTQFSDEIEKQLKYQEIEFVISYNQLEQSDFNNYPLFNDELVLAVSKHHPRISQKITQQQLLEERHAIVALNNVDSFSKLYYENNELLRSVSYQGTDLNSVLNIVSQTYLVAIVPKWMVEHYSEQLNICSIPLPNGQASRPCYLIWHNSTDRDKGHQWMKSLLSHLGKQE; encoded by the coding sequence ATGACTGGATACAACTCGGTAACCACAGGAAAAAAAGAATCATGCGATGTTCAACTGCGTAGTGTCGATCTCAATTTGCTTACTGTGTTTGATGCTGTTATGCAGATGCAGAATATCACGCGCGCGGCTGAGGCATTGGGAATGTCCCAACCGGCTGTCAGTAATGCTGTGGCACGTTTGAAGACGATGTTTGATGATGAATTATTTGTCCGTTATGGTCGGGGCATTCAGCCAACGGCGAGAGCAAAACAGCTTTTCGGGCCACTCAGACAGGCACTGCAGATTGTTCATAATGAACTGCCCGGAGTAGGTTTTGACCCCGATAACAGTACAAGGGTATTTAATCTTTCTATTTGTAGTCCTCTTGATATTCGCTTGACTGCTCAAATTGTCGGGCAAATAAAAAAACACTCTTCGAATATTGAAGTTGTCATTAAAACACAATTTAGTGATGAAATAGAGAAGCAGTTAAAATATCAGGAAATAGAGTTTGTCATCAGTTATAACCAATTGGAACAATCGGATTTCAATAATTATCCGTTGTTTAATGATGAGTTAGTTCTGGCCGTTTCTAAACATCATCCGAGAATTAGCCAGAAAATTACTCAGCAGCAATTGCTGGAAGAAAGACATGCCATTGTTGCATTGAATAATGTTGATTCATTCAGTAAGCTTTACTACGAAAATAATGAATTATTGCGTTCTGTTTCTTATCAAGGAACAGATTTAAACAGCGTACTGAATATTGTCTCTCAGACTTATCTGGTTGCTATTGTACCAAAATGGATGGTTGAGCATTATTCGGAACAGTTGAATATTTGTTCAATCCCGTTGCCTAATGGCCAAGCCTCTCGTCCTTGCTATCTGATTTGGCATAACTCAACAGACCGAGATAAAGGCCATCAGTGGATGAAGTCACTACTGAGCCATCTTGGTAAGCAAGAATAA
- the leuA gene encoding 2-isopropylmalate synthase → MSQQVIIFDTTLRDGEQALQASLSVKEKLQIAYALERLGVDIIEAGFPVSSPGDFQSVQTIAREIKNSRICALSRCVDNDIDVAAEALRVAEAFRLHMVLATSNLHVEHKLKRTFDDVVEMAVRSIKRARNYTDDIEFSCEDAGRTSIDNLCRIVEQAIKAGATTVNIPDTVGYTTPYQFGGIISTLFDRVPNIDKAIISVHCHDDLGMSVANSITAVQAGARQIEGTINGLGERAGNCSLEEAIMTIKTRQQMLGVHTNINHQEIYRTSQLVSQICNTPIPAHKAVVGSNAFAHSSGIHQDGVLKNRETYEIMTPESIGLKDTQLNLTSRSGRAAVKHRMTEMGYQENDYDLDILYQAFLKLADKKGQVFDYDLEALVFINQQQQEYEHYRLDYFSIQSGTNVVPTATVRLACGDEITSEAATGNGTVDAIYQAIGRITGYPLKLISYQLSGKGHGKDALGQVDIIVECFGRRFHGMGLETDIIESSARAMIHVLNNIWQAEQVEKEKQRISHCNTQGNTPNDIQGNTDSHGNTKETA, encoded by the coding sequence ATGAGCCAGCAAGTTATTATCTTCGATACCACACTGCGTGATGGAGAACAGGCATTACAGGCTAGTTTGAGCGTAAAAGAGAAACTGCAAATCGCTTATGCGTTGGAAAGGTTGGGAGTTGATATCATTGAAGCGGGCTTTCCGGTTTCCTCCCCCGGTGATTTTCAATCAGTTCAGACCATTGCCCGTGAAATTAAAAATAGCCGTATTTGTGCTTTATCCCGTTGTGTTGACAATGATATTGATGTTGCCGCTGAAGCTTTGAGAGTCGCCGAAGCCTTTCGTTTGCATATGGTACTGGCTACCTCCAATCTGCATGTCGAACATAAATTAAAAAGAACGTTTGATGATGTTGTTGAAATGGCTGTTCGTTCCATCAAGCGAGCGCGTAATTATACTGACGACATCGAGTTTTCCTGTGAAGATGCAGGTCGCACAAGCATCGACAATTTATGCAGAATTGTCGAACAGGCAATAAAGGCGGGTGCAACTACGGTCAATATTCCCGATACCGTGGGTTATACAACACCTTATCAATTCGGCGGGATTATCAGTACTTTATTTGACCGTGTACCGAATATTGATAAAGCGATTATTTCCGTTCATTGCCATGACGATCTGGGCATGTCCGTGGCTAACTCAATTACCGCAGTTCAGGCAGGAGCCAGACAGATTGAAGGTACTATCAATGGATTAGGCGAACGTGCGGGTAACTGTTCACTGGAAGAAGCGATCATGACTATCAAAACCCGCCAACAAATGTTGGGGGTTCATACCAATATTAACCACCAAGAAATCTACCGTACCAGCCAATTAGTTAGCCAGATTTGCAATACGCCTATCCCTGCCCATAAAGCGGTTGTTGGCAGTAATGCGTTTGCCCACTCTTCCGGTATTCATCAGGATGGCGTTCTGAAAAATCGTGAAACTTACGAAATCATGACACCTGAGTCCATCGGCCTGAAAGATACACAGTTAAACCTGACTTCGCGTTCCGGACGCGCTGCCGTGAAACACCGCATGACCGAGATGGGTTATCAGGAAAATGATTATGATCTAGATATCTTGTATCAAGCGTTCTTAAAGCTGGCAGACAAAAAAGGGCAAGTATTTGATTACGACTTGGAAGCATTAGTGTTCATCAATCAACAACAGCAAGAATATGAGCATTATCGTCTTGATTATTTCAGCATCCAGTCCGGTACCAATGTCGTACCGACAGCAACGGTACGTTTAGCCTGCGGTGATGAAATCACGTCTGAAGCCGCGACGGGAAATGGTACAGTTGATGCCATTTATCAAGCTATCGGCCGCATTACAGGTTATCCGCTTAAATTAATCTCCTATCAATTATCCGGCAAAGGACATGGTAAAGATGCTCTCGGTCAGGTTGATATCATTGTGGAATGTTTTGGCCGTCGTTTCCACGGCATGGGATTAGAAACAGACATCATCGAATCTTCCGCCAGAGCTATGATTCACGTCTTGAATAATATTTGGCAAGCAGAACAAGTCGAAAAAGAAAAGCAGCGTATATCCCACTGCAATACCCAAGGTAACACGCCAAACGATATTCAGGGCAACACTGACTCTCACGGTAACACAAAGGAAACTGCATAA
- a CDS encoding AMP-dependent synthetase/ligase: protein MTDSLHSYHLVNRLQQQAIEHPEKIAFQQWAPSKQPEMSWQEVKHTTETIAKALLSLEVEVQGKVGIFADNCMAWSLADLAILHLRAVTVPLYATSTYEQAAFILNDAEARVLFVGRQEQYDIAVTLIEQCSKLTHLIVMDESVDLKACPQAQYLSAFISHDNTQFQPELTRRIEERNLSDLFTLIYTSGTTGEPKGVMLDYRNIAAQLYLHDQRLTLTKQDISLCFLPLSHIFERAWSYYVMHTGARNVYLTDTNCVREAMSDVRPTVMCSVPRFYEKVHSAILEKVSRASFFSRMVFNWTLKRGESRWMQQQQNKKGCPFTRCSYQLADKLVLNKLRNLLGGRVRFLPVAGARLDDEIVRFFLSLGLNIKYGYGMTETCATVCCWEEKNYLLGSIGTPLPGVDVRISTESEIQVRGPIVMKGYFNRPEETVHAFTEDGWLRTGDAGGLDDNGNLFITERLKDLMKTSTGKYIAPQMIEGMLGQDRFIEHIAVIADARQFVSALIVPSYEALEEYAKSIHLHYRDRFELLRNHQIIELFETRLKEKQKNIAKFHQVKRFILLPEAFSMERGELTPTLKLRRKVISQRYQSEIESMYRS, encoded by the coding sequence ATAACAGATTCTCTGCATTCCTATCACTTGGTTAACCGATTGCAGCAGCAAGCCATTGAACATCCGGAAAAAATTGCTTTCCAGCAATGGGCACCATCGAAACAGCCCGAAATGAGCTGGCAAGAGGTCAAACATACCACTGAAACTATAGCAAAAGCATTACTGTCCTTGGAAGTGGAAGTGCAGGGAAAAGTTGGCATATTTGCGGATAATTGTATGGCTTGGTCATTAGCCGATTTAGCCATTCTCCACCTTCGGGCTGTGACAGTGCCGCTTTATGCAACCAGCACTTATGAGCAGGCAGCATTCATTCTTAATGATGCGGAAGCACGTGTACTGTTTGTTGGTAGACAAGAGCAATATGACATCGCAGTGACGCTGATAGAGCAGTGTTCCAAACTGACTCATCTTATTGTCATGGATGAATCAGTGGATTTGAAAGCCTGTCCGCAGGCACAGTATTTATCTGCCTTTATATCCCATGATAATACACAGTTTCAGCCAGAACTTACCCGCCGTATTGAAGAGCGGAATCTCAGTGATCTTTTCACCCTAATTTATACTTCCGGTACAACGGGTGAGCCAAAGGGAGTTATGCTGGATTATCGGAATATTGCTGCACAGCTTTATCTGCATGACCAAAGATTGACATTAACTAAACAAGATATATCACTCTGTTTTTTGCCGTTATCTCACATTTTCGAACGTGCGTGGAGCTACTATGTCATGCACACTGGCGCCCGGAATGTCTATCTGACGGACACAAATTGTGTTCGTGAAGCGATGTCTGATGTGCGTCCAACGGTGATGTGCTCAGTTCCCCGTTTTTATGAAAAAGTGCATAGTGCAATCTTGGAGAAAGTTTCCCGGGCCTCTTTTTTCAGCAGGATGGTTTTCAATTGGACTTTAAAACGGGGAGAAAGCCGCTGGATGCAACAGCAGCAGAATAAAAAAGGTTGTCCATTCACGCGTTGCAGTTACCAATTAGCTGACAAACTGGTGCTGAATAAACTTCGCAATCTATTGGGTGGACGAGTGCGTTTTCTGCCTGTGGCAGGTGCCCGCCTTGACGATGAAATTGTCCGTTTCTTCCTGTCCCTTGGCCTGAATATCAAATATGGTTACGGTATGACCGAAACCTGTGCCACAGTTTGTTGCTGGGAAGAAAAAAATTATCTTTTAGGTTCAATTGGTACGCCGTTGCCCGGTGTTGACGTTCGCATCAGTACCGAGAGTGAAATTCAGGTACGTGGCCCTATTGTGATGAAAGGGTATTTCAATCGCCCTGAAGAAACTGTCCATGCTTTTACTGAGGATGGTTGGCTGCGTACAGGAGATGCCGGAGGGTTGGATGATAACGGCAATCTGTTTATCACGGAACGTCTGAAAGATTTAATGAAGACATCGACAGGTAAATATATCGCCCCGCAAATGATTGAAGGGATGTTGGGACAAGATCGCTTTATTGAACATATTGCGGTTATTGCTGATGCCCGCCAATTTGTTTCTGCATTGATTGTTCCGAGCTATGAAGCATTGGAAGAGTATGCAAAATCTATCCATCTCCATTATCGGGATCGGTTTGAACTGTTGCGTAATCATCAAATTATTGAACTGTTCGAAACGCGTCTGAAGGAAAAGCAGAAAAATATTGCCAAGTTCCATCAGGTTAAACGGTTTATTCTGTTGCCGGAGGCCTTTTCTATGGAAAGAGGTGAATTAACACCCACCTTGAAATTGCGTCGCAAGGTTATTTCACAGCGGTATCAGAGTGAAATTGAATCTATGTATCGGAGTTAA
- the ilvI gene encoding acetolactate synthase 3 large subunit, with protein MEMLSGADMIIRSLIDQGVKHVFGYPGGAVLDIYDALHTVGGIEHILVRHEQGAVHMADGYARSTGEVGVVLVTSGPGATNAITGIATAYMDSIPMVVLSGQVASSLIGNDAFQECDMVGISRPIVKHSFLVKKAEDIPDTIKKAFYLAASGRPGPVVIDFPKDTVNPAFKFPYVYPDKVNMRSYNPTIHGHKGQVKRALKTFQDAKKPVIYVGGGAVNASCSAELLVLAERLHIPVVSSLMGLGAFPATHWQSLGMLGMHGTLEANKAMHHSDVIFAVGVRFDDRTTNNLEKYCPNATILHIDIDPASISKTVTADIPIVGDAKKVLGQMLELLDTLQDTQDPDALKDWWLAIEQWRSRKCLDYDRTTTKIKPQAVIETLYRLTEGKAYLTSDVGQHQMFAALHYPFDKPRHWINSGGLGTMGFGLPAALGVKLAKPDATVVCVTGDGSIQMNIQELSTALQYGLPVLVLNLNNRFLGMVKQWQDMQYGGRHSQSYMESLPDFVKLAESYGHIGISIEKNEELETKLAQALHDVNENNRLVFVNVIVDETEHVYPMQIRGGAMDEMWLSKTERT; from the coding sequence ATGGAGATGTTGTCAGGAGCCGATATGATCATCCGATCGTTAATCGATCAGGGTGTTAAACACGTGTTTGGTTATCCGGGCGGGGCAGTATTAGATATCTACGATGCCCTGCATACGGTTGGGGGAATTGAGCATATTCTTGTGCGCCATGAACAAGGGGCTGTTCATATGGCGGATGGTTATGCCCGTTCGACGGGAGAAGTCGGGGTTGTTCTGGTGACATCCGGACCAGGAGCCACAAATGCCATCACGGGAATTGCAACAGCCTATATGGATTCAATTCCCATGGTGGTTCTGTCTGGTCAGGTTGCCAGTTCCCTGATAGGCAATGATGCTTTTCAGGAATGCGATATGGTGGGTATTTCCCGTCCGATCGTGAAACATAGTTTTCTGGTAAAGAAAGCAGAAGACATCCCAGATACAATTAAGAAAGCTTTCTATTTGGCCGCGAGTGGACGACCAGGTCCTGTTGTTATCGATTTTCCCAAAGATACCGTCAATCCGGCATTCAAATTTCCGTATGTCTATCCCGATAAAGTCAATATGCGTTCTTATAACCCTACCATTCATGGGCATAAAGGGCAGGTTAAGCGCGCACTGAAAACTTTTCAGGATGCGAAAAAACCTGTCATTTATGTCGGTGGCGGTGCTGTCAACGCGTCATGTTCAGCGGAGCTTTTGGTGCTTGCTGAACGTTTACATATTCCGGTCGTCAGTTCGCTGATGGGATTGGGGGCATTTCCTGCGACGCATTGGCAAAGTCTCGGAATGCTGGGAATGCACGGTACCTTAGAAGCCAACAAAGCCATGCATCATTCCGATGTGATTTTTGCAGTGGGAGTACGCTTTGATGATCGTACCACCAATAATTTGGAAAAATATTGCCCGAATGCGACCATACTGCATATTGATATTGACCCGGCTTCGATTTCTAAAACGGTCACTGCGGATATTCCAATTGTCGGAGATGCTAAAAAGGTGCTCGGTCAGATGCTGGAATTGCTGGACACCCTGCAAGATACTCAAGATCCCGATGCGTTGAAAGATTGGTGGCTTGCCATTGAACAGTGGCGCAGCCGCAAGTGCCTTGATTATGATCGCACCACAACGAAGATCAAGCCACAAGCCGTCATTGAAACGCTTTACCGCCTGACTGAAGGTAAAGCCTATCTGACGTCGGATGTGGGGCAACATCAGATGTTTGCAGCGCTGCACTATCCATTTGATAAACCGAGGCATTGGATCAATTCCGGTGGTTTAGGAACTATGGGATTCGGCTTACCGGCTGCGCTTGGCGTTAAACTGGCAAAACCTGATGCAACGGTTGTTTGTGTGACCGGTGACGGCAGTATTCAGATGAATATTCAAGAGTTGTCCACTGCCTTGCAATATGGTTTACCTGTTCTGGTACTGAACCTGAACAACCGATTTCTGGGAATGGTAAAACAGTGGCAGGATATGCAGTATGGCGGTCGCCATTCTCAATCCTATATGGAATCCCTGCCTGATTTTGTCAAATTGGCTGAATCTTACGGTCATATCGGTATCTCTATCGAAAAAAACGAAGAGCTGGAAACAAAATTGGCTCAAGCCCTGCATGACGTTAATGAAAATAATCGTCTGGTTTTCGTGAATGTTATCGTTGATGAAACAGAACATGTTTATCCAATGCAGATCCGCGGCGGGGCAATGGATGAAATGTGGTTAAGCAAAACAGAGAGGACCTGA
- the mutH gene encoding DNA mismatch repair endonuclease MutH — translation MYFTPPLPPENEQQLLERAHSLAGLSMGELAALAKLPIPPNLKRDKGWVGMLLEYYLGANAGSRPEQDFGHIGVELKTIPVDSKGIPLETTFVCVAPLTGNTGITWEKCHVRRKLSRVLWIPVEGERNIPLSERRVGSPLLWSPNDLEEKLLRNDWEELMDLIVLGKVENITARHGEVLQLRPKAANSRALTEAIGEYGQPIMTLPRGFYLKKNFTAPLLARHFFIKP, via the coding sequence ATGTACTTTACACCACCTCTCCCTCCCGAAAACGAGCAACAATTGCTCGAACGTGCTCACTCTTTAGCAGGTTTATCCATGGGTGAACTGGCAGCATTAGCAAAACTCCCAATACCGCCAAATTTAAAGCGTGATAAAGGTTGGGTAGGCATGTTACTTGAGTATTATTTAGGCGCAAATGCGGGCAGCAGACCTGAACAGGATTTTGGGCATATCGGCGTCGAACTGAAAACGATCCCTGTAGATAGCAAAGGTATTCCATTAGAAACGACCTTTGTTTGTGTTGCCCCTTTAACGGGAAATACTGGTATTACATGGGAAAAATGTCACGTCAGACGTAAATTATCCCGTGTTTTATGGATACCTGTTGAGGGAGAAAGAAATATTCCTCTTTCTGAGCGCCGTGTGGGTTCACCACTGCTTTGGAGTCCAAATGACCTCGAAGAAAAATTGTTGCGAAACGATTGGGAAGAATTGATGGATCTTATTGTATTAGGAAAAGTCGAAAACATCACCGCCCGTCATGGTGAAGTGCTACAATTACGCCCCAAAGCAGCAAATAGCCGAGCATTAACTGAGGCCATCGGAGAATATGGTCAACCAATAATGACGCTACCCAGAGGGTTTTATCTGAAGAAAAATTTTACAGCGCCATTATTGGCTCGTCATTTTTTTATAAAACCGTAG
- a CDS encoding trans-sulfuration enzyme family protein has product MTKFDKIKFDTKSVHAGYSPDHTGAVMPAIYATSTYAQPAPGQHTGYEYSRSGNPTRDALENAIAELENGTRGYAFGSGLAASSTILELLDKDSHIIAVDDLYGGTYRLLEKVRRRTAGLRVTYVSAGDTAALEAAIQPDTKMIWVETPTNPLLKLADLEAIAQIAQRHNIISVADNTFASPYIQRPLDLGFDIVVHSATKYLNGHSDVVAGLAVVGNNAELAEQVAFLQNSIGGILDPFSSFLVLRGIRTLALRMERHISSAEKIAHWLEQQPQIEKVYYPGLTSHPQYELAKRQMRGFGGMISIVLKGDEDYTRRVIKELRLFTLAESLGGVESLIGQPFTMTHASIPLEKRLAAGITPQLIRISVGIENADDLIADLAQAFEKAKV; this is encoded by the coding sequence ATGACTAAGTTCGATAAGATTAAATTTGATACAAAAAGCGTTCACGCAGGTTATTCTCCTGATCATACAGGCGCAGTTATGCCCGCAATCTATGCCACATCAACTTATGCCCAACCTGCGCCGGGGCAGCATACAGGGTATGAATATTCCCGTAGCGGAAACCCGACACGTGATGCGCTGGAAAATGCGATTGCTGAATTAGAGAATGGAACCCGTGGTTATGCCTTTGGCTCCGGTCTTGCCGCCAGTTCGACCATTCTGGAATTACTTGATAAAGACAGCCACATCATTGCCGTTGATGATCTCTATGGCGGCACTTACCGATTGCTGGAGAAAGTTCGCCGCCGGACGGCAGGCTTACGTGTTACTTATGTTAGCGCAGGCGATACCGCAGCGCTGGAAGCCGCAATTCAGCCTGATACTAAAATGATTTGGGTGGAAACGCCGACTAATCCATTACTGAAATTAGCGGATCTGGAAGCAATTGCCCAGATTGCCCAACGTCATAATATCATCAGTGTTGCAGATAATACTTTTGCTTCCCCTTATATCCAGCGCCCGCTTGATTTGGGTTTTGATATTGTCGTGCACTCCGCAACTAAATATCTGAATGGTCATTCCGATGTAGTTGCGGGTCTGGCTGTCGTGGGTAACAATGCTGAATTGGCGGAACAGGTGGCTTTTTTGCAAAATTCCATTGGTGGCATTCTTGATCCATTCAGCAGTTTTCTGGTTTTGCGTGGTATTCGAACATTGGCATTGCGTATGGAGCGCCATATTTCCAGTGCAGAGAAAATTGCGCATTGGCTGGAGCAGCAGCCACAAATCGAAAAAGTGTACTATCCCGGTCTTACCTCTCACCCTCAGTATGAGCTGGCAAAACGTCAAATGCGTGGTTTTGGCGGTATGATCTCCATCGTATTGAAAGGCGATGAGGATTATACACGTCGCGTCATTAAAGAATTGCGGCTATTTACATTAGCAGAAAGCTTGGGTGGTGTGGAAAGTCTTATCGGTCAGCCATTTACCATGACACATGCTTCTATTCCTCTGGAAAAACGTTTAGCGGCGGGTATTACGCCTCAGTTAATCCGCATTTCCGTAGGTATTGAGAATGCGGATGATTTGATTGCTGATTTGGCTCAGGCCTTCGAAAAGGCAAAGGTATAG
- the leuB gene encoding 3-isopropylmalate dehydrogenase, which yields MSSSQSISNNTIANKQKANHFHIAVLPGDGIGPEVMKQAYKILDAIRHRFNIRITTSEYDIGGIAIDRHGSPLPQETVIGCEKADAILFGSVGGPKWEHLPPSQQPERGALLPLRKHFKLFSNLRPARLYRGLESFCPLRHDIATKGFDILCVRELTGGIYFGQPKGREGKGKYERAFDTEIYHRFEIERIAHIAFQSARKRRHKVTSIDKANVLQSSVLWREIVSEIAKDYPDVEINHMYIDNATMQLIKNPAQFDVLLCSNIFGDILSDECAMITGSMGMLPSASLNEKGFGLYEPAGGSAPDIAGKNIANPIAQILSVALLLRYSFECNDAANAIEQAINQALEQGYRTADLTSNDNTISTDEMGDIIARYITEEYRKTISLSSLT from the coding sequence ATGTCTTCAAGCCAATCTATTTCAAATAACACGATAGCAAACAAGCAAAAGGCGAATCATTTTCACATTGCTGTTTTACCCGGTGATGGCATTGGCCCCGAAGTCATGAAACAAGCCTATAAAATACTGGATGCTATCCGCCATCGCTTCAATATCCGTATCACAACCAGTGAATATGACATAGGCGGAATTGCCATTGATCGTCATGGCAGCCCCTTACCCCAAGAAACCGTTATTGGTTGCGAAAAAGCTGACGCCATCCTGTTTGGTTCTGTAGGGGGGCCGAAATGGGAACATCTCCCTCCCTCACAACAACCTGAACGCGGTGCTTTATTGCCATTACGTAAACATTTCAAACTGTTTAGTAACTTGCGTCCGGCACGTTTATACCGTGGATTAGAATCATTTTGTCCACTTCGTCATGATATCGCTACAAAAGGCTTTGATATCTTATGTGTCCGTGAATTGACTGGCGGTATCTATTTCGGGCAACCCAAAGGGCGTGAAGGTAAAGGTAAATATGAGCGCGCATTTGATACGGAAATCTACCACCGTTTTGAAATAGAGCGGATCGCACACATTGCGTTTCAGTCTGCCCGCAAACGTCGCCATAAAGTGACTTCAATCGATAAAGCAAATGTTTTGCAGAGTTCTGTGTTATGGCGTGAAATTGTCAGTGAAATCGCCAAAGATTATCCCGATGTCGAAATCAATCACATGTACATCGATAATGCCACCATGCAATTGATCAAAAATCCGGCCCAGTTTGATGTTCTGCTATGTTCCAATATATTTGGTGATATTTTATCTGATGAATGTGCCATGATCACTGGCTCAATGGGAATGCTTCCTTCCGCCAGCCTGAATGAAAAAGGTTTCGGCTTATATGAACCAGCAGGCGGCTCAGCGCCTGATATTGCGGGCAAAAATATTGCCAACCCTATTGCCCAGATTTTATCCGTGGCACTTTTACTGCGTTATAGTTTTGAGTGTAATGATGCCGCAAATGCCATTGAACAAGCTATCAATCAGGCGCTGGAACAAGGTTATCGCACTGCTGATTTAACCAGCAATGACAACACAATCAGCACTGATGAAATGGGTGATATTATTGCGCGTTATATTACTGAGGAATACAGAAAAACCATTTCTCTTTCTTCACTAACATAG
- the def gene encoding peptide deformylase, whose amino-acid sequence MAILDILTIPDERLRQKCVDVTDFDKVQTLVDDMLETMYATDNGIGLAAPQVGRKEAVLVIDLSPDRDKPTVLVNPKIVEKERRVVNQEGCLSIPGYYADVERFEKVKVEAFDRQGNQTTIESEDFLSIVMQHEIDHLNGVIFIDYLSPLRRKMALKKVQKYISNRNN is encoded by the coding sequence ATGGCAATTCTAGATATACTCACAATCCCGGATGAAAGGCTGAGACAAAAATGCGTTGATGTCACCGATTTTGATAAGGTTCAAACATTGGTTGATGATATGCTGGAGACAATGTATGCCACTGACAATGGGATTGGTTTAGCGGCTCCACAGGTCGGGCGGAAAGAAGCGGTATTGGTCATTGATCTGTCCCCAGACCGAGATAAGCCGACGGTTTTGGTCAATCCTAAGATTGTTGAAAAAGAGCGGCGCGTAGTGAATCAAGAGGGCTGCTTATCGATACCGGGATATTACGCGGATGTTGAGCGATTTGAAAAAGTGAAGGTAGAAGCATTTGATCGACAGGGAAATCAGACAACAATAGAAAGCGAAGATTTTTTATCGATAGTTATGCAGCATGAAATCGACCATTTAAATGGGGTTATTTTTATTGATTATTTGTCACCGCTTAGGAGAAAAATGGCACTGAAAAAAGTGCAGAAATATATAAGCAACAGAAATAATTAG